In the genome of Paenibacillus pabuli, one region contains:
- a CDS encoding GntR family transcriptional regulator has product MEEPHRKPLLYLQTADLVMEEIRNRKLQPHDPVPSEGELAKLYSVSRMTAKLALQILEKQGIVYRLARRGTFVSGDYLGGLGKESLSGNVTTDRKLMKRKIALMFPNMDDYVARIIASVEQEARKSDCQLLIRITTDKEDESSCLQELYEEGIDGIILFPRGRTRCSEKVLELNLLNYPLVIIDRIFREVNIDCVYHDHYQGAYNLTEYLIDRGHREIGYISMPFDGVTSREDRYKGYVQAMLDYALPVNGRNICLDCAEDYMLNLNGANLQLKEFIQSNPVMTAVVCADDYIATSCLYTALSIHKQVPEELSIIGFSDIQLASLLPVPLTTARQTTEKLGQAAVNLLCKRMENSREGALSIKVNTTIIERSSVRNFNQ; this is encoded by the coding sequence ATGGAGGAACCACATCGGAAGCCATTGTTGTACTTGCAAACTGCCGATTTGGTGATGGAAGAAATCCGTAACCGGAAATTGCAGCCACATGATCCCGTGCCATCAGAAGGCGAGCTCGCCAAGCTGTATTCTGTCAGCCGTATGACAGCCAAGCTTGCACTGCAAATTTTAGAGAAACAAGGTATTGTCTATCGTTTGGCACGGCGGGGTACATTTGTATCGGGTGATTATTTGGGTGGCCTCGGTAAGGAGTCATTGTCGGGGAATGTAACTACAGACAGGAAGCTTATGAAGCGAAAAATTGCCCTGATGTTCCCCAATATGGATGATTACGTAGCTAGAATCATTGCATCCGTCGAGCAGGAAGCACGTAAATCAGATTGCCAGTTGCTCATTCGAATTACTACGGATAAAGAGGACGAGAGCTCCTGCCTACAAGAGTTGTACGAGGAAGGAATCGATGGAATTATTCTGTTTCCAAGGGGGAGAACACGCTGCAGTGAGAAGGTGCTGGAGCTTAATCTGCTAAATTATCCATTGGTGATCATCGATCGAATCTTCCGTGAGGTCAATATTGATTGTGTGTACCATGACCATTATCAGGGAGCCTACAACTTGACGGAATATTTGATCGATAGAGGACATCGGGAAATTGGGTATATCTCCATGCCGTTTGATGGAGTGACGAGCCGGGAGGACCGCTATAAGGGCTATGTACAGGCTATGCTAGACTATGCACTGCCTGTTAACGGTCGCAATATTTGCCTGGATTGCGCAGAGGATTATATGCTCAACCTGAATGGGGCGAATCTCCAACTTAAGGAGTTCATTCAAAGTAATCCCGTAATGACAGCCGTTGTTTGTGCAGATGATTATATCGCGACTTCTTGTCTGTACACGGCCTTATCCATCCACAAGCAGGTACCCGAGGAACTGTCCATCATTGGTTTTTCCGACATCCAGTTAGCGAGCCTGCTGCCCGTGCCACTGACTACGGCAAGACAAACGACAGAGAAGCTTGGACAGGCAGCAGTGAATTTGCTGTGCAAACGTATGGAGAATTCCCGAGAAGGGGCGTTATCCATCAAGGTAAACACAACGATCATCGAACGAAGCTCCGTACGTAATTTTAATCAATGA